The DNA segment CGTCGGAGAGCGCCGGGCCCGCCGGGGTGGGGACGAAGGCGTCCTCCAGGAGGTGGTGCAGCTGGTGGCTGCCGTCGCCGCCGCCCAGCATGCGGCCCAGGGACTGGAACGCCTCGACGGTGAGCCGGTAGCCGTTCGGGAGGACGACCTCGTGGTCGAGGAGGTGCCCGGCGATGCGACGGGCGCGTTCGACGTCCTGCGGATAACGGGCGTAGTGGGCGGCGACCTTGCGCTCGATGCGCGGGTAGGCGGCCCGGTAGACGTCGTCGGCGTGGGCGTCCAGGGAGGGCAGGCCACCGGTGATCACGGCGGTCTCGAGGCCCTCAGGTGCCGTGGAGAGGTAGGCGACGGCGCAGAATCCGCCGAAGCTCTGGCCGAGGACGGTCCAGGGGGCGCCGCCGGTGACCTGCGGGCGGATCGCCTCGCAGTCGCGGACGATCGAGTCGGCGCGGAAGCGGGCGAGGTAGTCGGCCTGCTCGGCGGGGCCGCCGCGCAGCGGGAGCGTCTGCCGGTTGGCGGGGGTGGAGCTGCCGGTGCCGCGCTGGTCGAGCAGCAGGACACGGTACTCCTTCAGGGCCCTTCCGAGCCAGGACGGCTTCCCGACGAATCGGTTCGCCCCGAATCCGGGGCCGCCCTGGAGGTACAGCAGCCACGGCAGGTCCTGGCCCGCCCGGTCACCGGCGACGGCCTCCCGTGCGTACAGCTCTATCGTCTCCCCCGAGGGCACGTCGTGGTCGAGGGGGACGGTGAAACGGCGGTCGGTGAGGACGACGCCGGGCTGGCGGTAGCTGACGGTCAACGGGGCTCCCGGAACGGACGGACGGACCGCGACCCATTTCAGCACATGGTGGTCCGGCTGTCGGACCCGGGATCACGGCATGTGTACAGGACCCGCTGGTCAGCGCGCCGACAGGCTGGAACGCCGGACGACGAGTTCCGGGCGCAGCACGACCCTGCGGTGTTCGTGGGGCGTGGCCGCGGTCCCGGTCTTCGTCTCCTCGATCAGCAGTTCCGCCGCCAGTGCGCCCATGGTGACGGCGGGCTGGCGTACGGAGGTGAGGGGGACGGCCGCGGCGGCGGCGAACTCGATGTCGTCGTAGCCCACGATCGCCAGATCGTCCGGGACGCCGACCCCAGCCGCGTACATCGCCTGGAGCACGCCGAGGGCGAGCAGGTCGTTGGCGCAGAAGACCGCGGTGGGGCGGTCGGCGAGCCCGAGCAGTCGCGCGCCCGCGTCCCGTCCGGCGGCGACGTCGAGCCGCTCGGTGGGCAGTTCACGCAGTGCCTGTGGGCCGAGTCCGGCCTCGGCGAGGGCGTTCAGCGCGCCGGTGCGTCGGTCCCTGACCTGGTTCAGGCCGGGCGGCCCGCTGACGTAGGCGATGGACCGGTGGCCCGCGTCGACGAGGTGCCGCACGGCCAGTGCGCCGCCGGCGACGTCGTCCACGGAGACCGAGCACTCGGTGGTTCCCTCGGCGACCCGGTCGACCAGGACGAAGGGGATGCCGTGCCGGCGGAAGGCCTCGATGTTGCGGCCGGTGGCGTCGGCCGGGGTGAGCAGCACGCCCCGCACCCGCTGCTCGGCGAAGAGGGAGAGGTACACGGCCTCCTCGCTCGCGTTCTGTGCGCTGTTGCAGACCATCACGCCGAGGCCGGCCGCTCGTGCGGCGCGTTCGGCGCCGCGCGCCACGTCGACGAAGAAGGGGTTGCCCATGTCGAGGACGAGCAGGCCCATGATCCGGCTGCGGCCCGCGCGCAGTTGTCGTGCGGACTCGCTGCGGACGTAGCCGAGCCGGTCAATGGCGGACAGCACCCTGGCCCGGGTCTCGGCGGCGACCGTGTCCGGGCGGTTGATCACATTGGAGACCGTGCCGACGGAGACTCCGGCGACGCGGGCGACGTCCTTGATACCCACCGACTGGGCCATCGGGCAGGGACCTCCGAGGAGACGAGGGTGACGGGTGAGGGGCGGCCGGTGGTCGTTCACATTACCGGCCCGGCCGCCCCGCGATCGGCGGTGGGCGGGCGGGGTGCGTGGAGGAGGGCCAGGTGGGGGGGACGGAGGGTCAGGCGGGCAGCCGGAAGTCGGCGACGTGGAGCGCCGACGGGGTGGTGCCGCCGGAGCGCTCCTGGTACATGACCGACAGCACGCCGTCCTGCGCCGGCCAGGTCTCGTCGATCAGGACCTCACCGAAGGCGTTCAGGCCGGCGCCGTCATACAGCAGGGTCCAGTCGGTGTGCTCCGAGGCCGCGGAGGCGGGTAGGACACGAAGTGGACGGCCCGGTCGTCGAGGGTGGTGCGGCCGGCCAGGGTGACCGACGGGCCGGGGCGGCGGCGCAGGCGGCGGGCCCGCCGAGGGCGGGTCCGGTCGCAGTGCCGAGCAGGGCTCCGGCCAGCAGGGTGCGTCGTCTCATCTCGGGGCTCCTCGGGTGGGGTCCGTGGTCAGGCGAGGTGGAAGACTTCGGTGAGCGGTTTCATCGCCTCGTCCGGGCGGGCGCCGTCGAGGGTCTCGAAGAGGGGGGCCATCTCCGCCTGCCAGCGTGCGTTGACGTCGGTGGCCTCCATGGCAGAGCGGGCGGCCTCGAAGTCCGGGGTCTCGAGGTAGCCGACGAGGAGGCCGTCGTCGCGCAGGAAGAGGGAGTAGTTGTGCCAGCCGGTGGCCGAGAGCGCCTCGCGCATCTCGGGCCACACGGCGGCGTGACGTACGCGGTACTCCGCGATCCGGTCCTGGCGGACCTTGAGCAGGAAACAGACACGCTGCATGAAGTGCCTACCCTCCAATACGAGTTCACGAGTTCACGAGGTGACACAGCGAGCGTCCGAACGGGGGGCGTGCAGCGTGACCACGGCGATCGCGAGCAGCACCAGGAACGGCAGCAGCGCGTACGGGACGAAGGTGTCGCCGATGCGTCCGGCGGCGAAGTCCAGGTACGGGGCGGGGAAGTCGGTCACCGCGTCGGAGCCGAGCACGATCTGTGCGATGCCCCGGTAGGCGGCGAGGGTGCCGAGGGTGACGACGAGCGCGGGCACCCGGCCGAGGCTGACGAGCAGTCCGTTGAGCAGTCCGAAGCCGATGCCCAGCAGCACCGCCAGCGCGAGGGCGACGACCGGGTTCCCGCCGCCCTGGAGGTAGAGCCCGGCGACGAGGGCGGAGATACCGAGCGTGGAGCCGACGGACAGGTCGACGTTGCGGGTGATGACGACGAGGGCCTGGCCGGTGGCGACCAGGACCAGGATGGTCGCATGCAGCAACAGGTCCTTGATGCCCTGCCCGGACAGGAACTCGCTGTTGCCTGCCTGGGTGAAGGCGATCATCACCAGGAAGACGAACAGGATGGCGAGTTCGCGCACCTTGAACACCCGGTCGGCCAGCCGGGTGCCACTGGACTTCGGCACCTCGACGACGGGGGGTGGGGTCGGGACCGACGACCGTCATGCGGCCCTCCCCGTGGCTGCGGCCATCACGGTTTCCTCGGTGGCGTCGGTGCGGGGGATCTCGGCGGTGAGGCGGCCTTCGTGCATCACCAGCACGCGGTCGGCCATGCCGAGGATCTCGGGCAGGTCGGAGGAGATCATCGGCACCGCGACGCCGTCGGCGGCGAGCTGGCAGAGCGGCCGGTGCACCTCGGCCTTGGTGCCGACGTCGATGCCCCGGGTCGGCTCGTCCACGATGAGTGCCTTGGGGCCGGTGGCGAGCCACTTGGCGAGAACGACCTTCTGCATGGTTGCCGCCGGAGAGCGTGTTGACGGTGTCGGCGATCCGGGCGTACTTGACGTGCGGCCCGACCGCCCAGTCCAGGGAGCGGCTGCGTTCCGCGCCCCGGTCCATCAGGCCGGCGCGGACGGTCGTACGCAGTCCGGTCAGGCCGATGTTGCGCTCGATGGACATGTCCATCACCAGTCCCTGGGCGCGCCGGTCCTCGGGGACCAGGGCGAGGCCCGCGGCCACGGCGGTGGACGGGGCGCCGTTGGTGAGCGCGCGTCCGCCGATCTCGACCTCGCCGGCGTCCCAGCGGTCGATGCCGAACACGGCGCGGGCCACCTCGGTGCACCCGGCGCCCACGAGCCCGGCGAGGCCGACGATCTCGCCGCGGCGCACGTCGAAGGAGACGTCGGTGAAGACGCCCTCCCGGGTCAGCCGGCGCACGCTCAGGGAGATCTCGCCGGGACGCACCTCCTGCTTGGGGTAGAGCTTCTCGAGGTCGCGTCCGATCATGCGGCGCACCAGGTCGTCCTCGGTCATACCGTCCAGCGGTTCACTGGCGGTCCGGGCGCCGTCGCGCAGGGTGGTGACCCGCCCGCAGATCTCGAAGATCTCCTCCAGGCGGCGGGAGATGAACAGCACTGCCGCGCCATGTTCGCGCAGGCTGCGTACGACGCCGAAGAGGCGGGCGACCTCACTGCCGGTGAGGGCGGCGGTCGGCTCGTCCATGATCAGGACACGGGCGTCGAAGGAGAGCGCCTTGGCGATCTCGACGATCTGCTGGTCGGCGATGGACAGGCCGCGGGCCGGGCGGCCGGGATCGAGTTCTACGCCGAGCCGCCGCATCAGGGCGGCGGTCGCGGTGCGGGTGGCGCGGTGGTCGGTCCGGCCGAGGGCGCGCCGGGGCTGGCGGCCCATGTAGATGTTCTCGGCGATCGACAGGTCGGGGAAGAGGGTGGGTTCCTGGTAGAGCACGGCGATCCCGGCGTCGTGGGCGCCGCCGGGTCCGTGGAAGAGCACGGGCGCACCGTCGAGCAGCACGTGGCCGACGTCCGGCCGGTGCACTCCGGCGAGCGTCTTGATGAGGGTCGACTTGCCGACCCCGTTCTCCCCGGTGAGGGCGTGCACCTCGCCGGGGAACAGATCCAGGGAGACGTCCCGCAGGGCACGGACCGCGCCGAAGGACTTGGAGATGTCCCTCAGCGCGAGAACCGGGGCCGAACCCGTGTCGGACGGGTGGGTCATGAGGTCTCCTCGACGACGTCCGGCGGGCGGCCCTCGCGGCGTCGTGAAAGGTTTCAATTGGATTGCCGGGACGGTAGGCGCGCGGCGCACGTCACGTCAATGGATCCCGGTCGAAAAACTTTCGACAGCTTCAGGTCACGCCCTGATCACGGAGGGCGGTCTTGGCCGGAGGGGTTGACACCTCTTCGAGGGCGCCATAGCTTCCCGTTCTGAATCGTTTCACTCAGTCATTTCACTCAGTCGTCTTATCCAGTGGTCGATACGACCCGATGTCACAGGAGCCCTGACGTGACCGAGTTCGCCGCGGCGAAGGCCGCTCTCAAGACACAGGCCGTCGAGACGCCGTCGTGGGCGTACGGCAACTCGGGGACCCGTTTCAAGGTGTTCGCGCAGCGGGGTGTGCCCCGCACGCCGCAGGAGAAGCTGGACGACGCGGCCAAGGTGCACGAGTTCACGGGGGCCGCGCCCTCCGTCGCGCTGCACATCCCGTGGGACAAGGTCGACGACTACACCGCGCTGGCCGAGCACGCCGAGGACCGCGGTGTGCGGCTCGGCACCATCAATTCCAACACCTTCCAGGACGACGCCTACCGGCTCGGCAGTGTCTGCCATCCGGACGCGGCGGTCCGCCGCAAGGCCGTGGACCATCTCCTCGAATGCGTCGACATCATGGACGCGACCGGTTCGACGGACCTGAAGCTGTGGTTCGCCGACGGGACGAACTATCCCGGCCAGGACGACATCCGCGCCCGTCAGGACCGGCTCGCCGAAGCACTCGCCGAGGTGTACGAACGGCTCGGCACGGGCCAGCGGATGCTGCTGGAGTACAAGTTCTTCGAGCCGGCGTTCTACACGACGGACGTCCCGGACTGGGGCACCGCGTACGCGCACTGCCTGAAGCTCGGACCGCGGGCCCAGGTCGTCGTCGACACGGGCCACCACGCGCCGGGCACCAACATCGAGTTCATCGTCGCGACGCTGCTGCGCGAGGAGCGGCTCGGCGGGTTCGACTTCAACTCGCGCTTCTACGCCGACGACGACCTGATGGTGGGCTCCGCCGACCCGTTCCAGTTGTTCCGGATCATGCACGAGGTGGTGCGCGGGGGCGGGTTCGCCTCCGGGACCGCGTTCATGCTCGACCAGTGCCACAACATCGAGGCGAAGATCCCGGCGATCATCCGGTCCGTGATGAATGTGCAGGAAGCCACGGCGAAGGCGCTGCTCGTCGATGCGGAAGCGCTGGCCGCCGCGCAGCGGGAGGGGGACGTCCTCGGCGCGAACGCCGTGTTGATGGATGCATACAACACGGATGTGCGGCCGTTGTTGCGTGAGGTGCGGGAGGAGTCGGGGTTGGCCCCGGAGCCCCTGGCCGCGTATGCCCGTTCCGGGTGGGCCGAGAGAATCGTCGCGGAGCGGGTCGGTGGGGAGCAGGCGGGGTGGGGGGCGTAGGCGTCTGCCGGGTTCTGCACCGTGCGGGCCGCGGGCCGTGTGCGGCCGGTCGCACCCACGCGGCGGTAGCCGCATATTGACACCGCCCCGCGCCCCTGTGGGGCGCGTATTTCCTACCCTCCTTCGACAAGGACTGATCACTTATGCCGACCCGGCCCGAAGCCGACGCCCTCCTCGCCCGTTCCCACCGTCTCGGTGCCGACCCCCGGAACACCAACTACGCCGGCGGGAACACCTCTGCCAAGGGCACCGCTACTGATCCCGTCACCGGGGGCGAGGTGGAGCTGATGTGGGTCAAGGGGTCCGGTGGAGATCTCGGGACGTTGACCGGGGCGGGGCTTGCCGTGTTGCGGCTGGACCGGCTGCGGGCGCTGACCGACGTCTACCCGGGCGTCGAACGCGAGGACGAGATGGTCGCCGCGTTCGACTACTGCCTGCACGGCAAGGGCGGTGCGGCTCCCTCGATCGACACCGCGATGCACGGACTGGTCCAGGCCCCGCACGTCGACCATCTGCACCCCGACTCCGGGATCGCGCTCGCCTGCGCGGCCGACGGGGAGAAGCTGACCGCCGAGTGCTTCGGCGACACCGTCGTGTGGGTGCCGTGGCGTCGGCCCGGTTTCCAGCTCGGCCTGGACATCGCCGCGGTGAAGGAGGCCAACCCGCAGGCCGTCGGCTGTGTCCTGGGCGGGCACGGGATCACCGCGTGGGGCGACACCTCCGAGGAGTGCGAGCGCAACTCGCTGCACATCATCCGCACCGCCGAGCGGTTCCTCGCCGAGCGGGGCAGGCCGGAGCCGTTCGGGCCGGTGCTCGACGGGTACGAGCCGCTGCCCGAGGCCGAGCGGCGGGAGCGTGCAGCGGCTCTCGCGCCGTACGTGCGGGCCGTCGCCTCCCAGGACCGGGCGCAGGTCGGGCACTTCGACGACTCCGAGGCCGTCCTGGGCTTCCTGGCCCGGGCCGAGCACCCGCGGCTGGCCGCGCTCGGCACCTCCTGCCCGGACCACTTCCTGCGCACCAAGGTCCGGCCGCTCGTCCTCGATCTGCCGCCGGCGGTCCCCGTGGACGAGGCCGTGGCCCGGCTGAAGGAACTGCACGCCACCTATCGCGAGGAGTACGCCGCCTACTACGCGGCCCACGCCCTGCCCGACTCCCCCGCCATGCGCGGCGCCGACCCGGCGGTCGTGCTGATCCCCGGCGTGGGCATGTTCAGCTTCGGCAAGGACAAGCAGACCGCGCGGGTGGCCGGCGAGTTCTACCTCAACGCGGTCAACGTGATGCGCGGTGCCGAGGCGGTCTCGACGTACGCGCCGATCGAGGAGTCGGAGAAGTTCCGCATCGAGTACTGGGCCCTGGAGGAGGCCAAGCTCCAGCGGATGCCGGAGCCGAAGCCGCTCGCCACCCGGGTGGCGCTGGTGACCGGGGGTGGCAGCGGGATCGGGAAGGCGATCGCGCGGCGGCTGGCGGCCGAGGGCGCGTGTGTCGTCGTGGCGGACCTGAACGGGGACAACGCGGCAGCCGTCGCCGGGGA comes from the Streptomyces sp. KMM 9044 genome and includes:
- a CDS encoding alpha/beta hydrolase — its product is MTVSYRQPGVVLTDRRFTVPLDHDVPSGETIELYAREAVAGDRAGQDLPWLLYLQGGPGFGANRFVGKPSWLGRALKEYRVLLLDQRGTGSSTPANRQTLPLRGGPAEQADYLARFRADSIVRDCEAIRPQVTGGAPWTVLGQSFGGFCAVAYLSTAPEGLETAVITGGLPSLDAHADDVYRAAYPRIERKVAAHYARYPQDVERARRIAGHLLDHEVVLPNGYRLTVEAFQSLGRMLGGGDGSHQLHHLLEDAFVPTPAGPALSDAFQEQAQGLLSYAGHPLYALIHEPAYGQDDRPTAWSAERVRAEFPRFDAQKALAGNGPLLFTGESVHPWMFHCDPALRPLRETAELLAARTGWAPLYDPARLAANEIPAVAAVYHDDMYVDTAHSLRTARAIRGLRTWVTDEFEHDGIRAGGPRVLDRLLGMARDEV
- a CDS encoding LacI family DNA-binding transcriptional regulator — translated: MAQSVGIKDVARVAGVSVGTVSNVINRPDTVAAETRARVLSAIDRLGYVRSESARQLRAGRSRIMGLLVLDMGNPFFVDVARGAERAARAAGLGVMVCNSAQNASEEAVYLSLFAEQRVRGVLLTPADATGRNIEAFRRHGIPFVLVDRVAEGTTECSVSVDDVAGGALAVRHLVDAGHRSIAYVSGPPGLNQVRDRRTGALNALAEAGLGPQALRELPTERLDVAAGRDAGARLLGLADRPTAVFCANDLLALGVLQAMYAAGVGVPDDLAIVGYDDIEFAAAAAVPLTSVRQPAVTMGALAAELLIEETKTGTAATPHEHRRVVLRPELVVRRSSLSAR
- a CDS encoding L-rhamnose mutarotase → MQRVCFLLKVRQDRIAEYRVRHAAVWPEMREALSATGWHNYSLFLRDDGLLVGYLETPDFEAARSAMEATDVNARWQAEMAPLFETLDGARPDEAMKPLTEVFHLA
- the rhaI gene encoding L-rhamnose isomerase, whose product is MTEFAAAKAALKTQAVETPSWAYGNSGTRFKVFAQRGVPRTPQEKLDDAAKVHEFTGAAPSVALHIPWDKVDDYTALAEHAEDRGVRLGTINSNTFQDDAYRLGSVCHPDAAVRRKAVDHLLECVDIMDATGSTDLKLWFADGTNYPGQDDIRARQDRLAEALAEVYERLGTGQRMLLEYKFFEPAFYTTDVPDWGTAYAHCLKLGPRAQVVVDTGHHAPGTNIEFIVATLLREERLGGFDFNSRFYADDDLMVGSADPFQLFRIMHEVVRGGGFASGTAFMLDQCHNIEAKIPAIIRSVMNVQEATAKALLVDAEALAAAQREGDVLGANAVLMDAYNTDVRPLLREVREESGLAPEPLAAYARSGWAERIVAERVGGEQAGWGA
- a CDS encoding bifunctional aldolase/short-chain dehydrogenase; the protein is MPTRPEADALLARSHRLGADPRNTNYAGGNTSAKGTATDPVTGGEVELMWVKGSGGDLGTLTGAGLAVLRLDRLRALTDVYPGVEREDEMVAAFDYCLHGKGGAAPSIDTAMHGLVQAPHVDHLHPDSGIALACAADGEKLTAECFGDTVVWVPWRRPGFQLGLDIAAVKEANPQAVGCVLGGHGITAWGDTSEECERNSLHIIRTAERFLAERGRPEPFGPVLDGYEPLPEAERRERAAALAPYVRAVASQDRAQVGHFDDSEAVLGFLARAEHPRLAALGTSCPDHFLRTKVRPLVLDLPPAVPVDEAVARLKELHATYREEYAAYYAAHALPDSPAMRGADPAVVLIPGVGMFSFGKDKQTARVAGEFYLNAVNVMRGAEAVSTYAPIEESEKFRIEYWALEEAKLQRMPEPKPLATRVALVTGGGSGIGKAIARRLAAEGACVVVADLNGDNAAAVAGELGGPDKAVAVTVDVTSEEQIAKALRAAVLAFGGVDLVVNNAGISVSKPLLETSAKDWDLQHDIMARGSFLVSREAARVMIAQRLGGDIVYIASKNAVFAGPNNIAYSAAKADQAHQVRLLAAELGEHGIRVNGVNPDGVVRGSGIFAGGWGAKRAAVYGVPEEKLGEFYAQRTLLKREVLPEHVAAAVFALTGGDLTHTTGLHVPVDAGVAAAFLR